The Fodinibius saliphilus genomic interval TACATTGTATTTATGTGGCTGTTGGTCAAAAGGGTTCTACGGTTGCAGGTATTGCGAAAGCATTAGAAGAGAATGATGCTATAGATTATTCTACCATTGTTTCAGCACCTGCAAGTTCTACGGCTCCAATGCGTTTTATTGCTCCTTTTGCCGGGGCCGCTATTGGTGAATATTTCCGGGATACTGGTCGCCACGCTCTTGTTATTTATGATGATCTTTCCAAACAAGCTGTTGCGTATCGTGAACTTTCGCTTTTACTGAAACGGCCTCCTGGACGTGAAGCCTATCCTGGTGATGTATTCTATCTACACAGTCGCCTACTTGAGCGTGCTGCTAAGATTATTGATGATGATGACATTGCTCGGCAGATGAATAATGTGCCTGAAGAGCTCAAGCCAATGGTTAAGGGCGGTGGTTCATTAACAGCTTTACCAGTTATTGAAACTCAAGCCGGTGATGTTTCTGCCTATATCCCAACCAATGTGATTTCTATTACTGATGGTCAGATTTTCCTCGACACTGATCTGTTTAACTCAGGTGTACGTCCTGCTATTGACGTAGGTACTTCTGTATCTCGTGTGGGTGGTTCGGCACAGGTGAAATCAATGAAAAAATTGTCGGGTACTATGAAGCTTGACTTGGCTCAGTATCGTGAGCTTGAAGCTTTTGCCAAGTTTGGTTCCGATCTTGATCCTGCTACTCAGCGCCAATTAAAACGTGGTGAGCGTACGGTTGAATTGTTGAAACAAGATATTTATCAACCTCGTCCTGTTGAAGATCAAATTGCACTGCTTAAAGTTAACAGTGAAGGACTGCTTGAAGACTTGCGCGTAGATCAAGTTCAAGAGTTTGAACAAGAATACCTTGAAACTATTCATGCGAAGTTCGATAAGGAACTTACGGAAGTAGGTAATAAAGGTACGCTTGAAGATGAACTTGGTGATAAACTGCTTAAGACTGCAAGTACTATCATTGAACAGATGAACGCTACAGAAGAAGAGGAAGCGTAACCCATGGCGAATCTTCGCGACATACGAAATCGTATTGAATCCATTAAAAATACGCAGCAGATTACACGTGCCATGAAAATGGTTGCTGCTGCTAAATTACGCAAGGCACAAGATCGCATTATAGAAACCAGACCCTACGCATCCAAGATGAAAGAAGTGGTAGGGCGTATGGTGAAAAGTTCTAATGATGATAATGTGCTGCTGGATACACCTGAATCAACGGATAACGTCCTGTTTATCATTATTAGTTCAGATCGCGGACTTTGTGGTGGATTCAACAACAATTTGTTTAAAGTTGCTGAAAGTGAAATCAAAGAAAACTACAGTGAATATAAAGAAACAGGTAATCTGTCTTTAATATGTATTGGTAGGCAGGCAACAAAACATTTTGGTAAGCGAGATTATGAAGTAAAAGCTGAATATCCGGGCTTTTGGGACAACATAGAATTCCATAAAGCTACGGAAATAATGAAATCCGTAATTAAGGATTTTAAGTCCGGTACCTTTGATGAGGTAAAACTGGTTTATAACGAATTTAAATCTGTTATTGCACAAAACAGGTTAGTAGAAACCGTATTGCCTATACAACCGGATACGCTGACGGAAACTGACGACGAGATCGAAGAAGATAGAGAATATATCTTTGAGCCAGATGCAGATAAAATTCTTGAAAAATTATTACCTTTGCACTTGAATTTGCAACTGTGGAAGGCTATCCTTGAGTCGAATGCTGCAGAACAGGGTGCACGTATGACAGCTATGGATAATGCTACTGAGAATGCTCAGGAGATGAAAGAAGATCTTGAGCTTGAGTATAATCGTGCACGCCAAAGTGCTATTACTACTGAAATTTCAGAAATTATTTCTGGAGCGCAGGCACTTGAAGAAGCATAATTAGTTTGTTGATATATTGGAGGGATGGCAGAGCGGTTGAATGCACCGGTCTTGAAAACCGGCAGGCCCTTTTGGGTCTCGGGGGTTCGAATCCCTCTCCCTCCGCAAAAAAAGGCCTCTTCCCAAACGGAAGGGGCTATTTTTTTAATAAATATTTTTTCGTTGCGTTAATAGCACGAAACATATTTTCATTAGACATCTTTAAATGATGAAGAAGTTACTATTTACTTTTATTACCCTCCTGTTTTGTTTACCGATATTGACTTATAGTCAACAAGATACCGTAGAAGTATCAATTAAAAGGTTTATTGATCGAGGTATCAAAAATTCTGGGGAGCTGGATTTTGAGCAACAAAAGGTAAAGCTTGCACAGAATCGTATAGATCAAGCCAAATCAAATCGTTACCTGCCTAAGTTTGAACTTAATACCCAACATGGAGTGGTGCCTGGTGTAGAGAGTGATGATCCCACACTTTCAGAGAATGAGTACTATCTTGATCCGAATTTAGACAATGACTGGAATAATTGGGCCGTTTTTACGCGAGCAGAAGTCAATGCAATACAACCTCTTTTTTCTTGGGGAGCTCTTAAAAATACGGTAAAAGCTGCTCAATCTGCTGCTGTGGCTGCACGAGAACAATTTAATAAAAAAGAGGCAAATTTACGTCTTAGACTTTTCGAACTGTATCAGAGTTACTTGTTGACAAGTGAAATCATGTATCTCTTAGAAGAAGCAGAAAAAAAGATTAATAAAATTGAAGAACAGATACAGGATAAACAAAATGAAGAAGATTCAAATATTGACGAATCTGACGTTTTTAAATTCAAAGTTTATAAAGAAGAGTTTAAAATTCGTGCAGCTGAAGTAAGAGAAGAAGCTGCTATGACACA includes:
- the atpA gene encoding F0F1 ATP synthase subunit alpha is translated as MSQVRPDEVSAILRKQLSGFDNEADTYDVGTVLEVGDGIARVYGLSKVQAGELVDLPDSKDKEGNSIRGMVLNLEEDNVGVVLFGATSAVEEGDTVRRTKDIASINVGDGVLGRVIDPLGRPLDGKGPIAGDTIRVPLERKAPGVIYREPVKEPLQTGIKAIDSLIPIGRGQRELIIGDRQTGKTSVAVDTIINQKETQDTDKPVHCIYVAVGQKGSTVAGIAKALEENDAIDYSTIVSAPASSTAPMRFIAPFAGAAIGEYFRDTGRHALVIYDDLSKQAVAYRELSLLLKRPPGREAYPGDVFYLHSRLLERAAKIIDDDDIARQMNNVPEELKPMVKGGGSLTALPVIETQAGDVSAYIPTNVISITDGQIFLDTDLFNSGVRPAIDVGTSVSRVGGSAQVKSMKKLSGTMKLDLAQYRELEAFAKFGSDLDPATQRQLKRGERTVELLKQDIYQPRPVEDQIALLKVNSEGLLEDLRVDQVQEFEQEYLETIHAKFDKELTEVGNKGTLEDELGDKLLKTASTIIEQMNATEEEEA
- the atpG gene encoding ATP synthase F1 subunit gamma, with the protein product MANLRDIRNRIESIKNTQQITRAMKMVAAAKLRKAQDRIIETRPYASKMKEVVGRMVKSSNDDNVLLDTPESTDNVLFIIISSDRGLCGGFNNNLFKVAESEIKENYSEYKETGNLSLICIGRQATKHFGKRDYEVKAEYPGFWDNIEFHKATEIMKSVIKDFKSGTFDEVKLVYNEFKSVIAQNRLVETVLPIQPDTLTETDDEIEEDREYIFEPDADKILEKLLPLHLNLQLWKAILESNAAEQGARMTAMDNATENAQEMKEDLELEYNRARQSAITTEISEIISGAQALEEA